The Spirosoma foliorum genome has a window encoding:
- a CDS encoding ATP-binding protein, producing the protein MKTYLITFLLVFFCLSYLQAQTVINPYTAKIDSIQQLLTKRPTTDTLRVIQLNDLAQVCFRDLQFKRGLLAAKEARALAKKLNFEQGEGLFLMTMRDFNDDSFFWFYYNFKATWFYVDRHEPVSTITFSVASPAQTKEPEKSIKELKAALAYFERHPDAEITANILQLISYNYRNIDKEQESIRYLDKAFTKFLQARLPMNAYYLLAFKSQLLETKGKKQEAKLAQQQVNKFIVANPDHQETALLYTGVSNFYYAKKDVPLAFEANAKANLLLERLGEQHLRILILERLASVYFYRLDIPNKALDFYLKETALAEAIHDQKNLAWIYHKVAFTLIRLKRFEEAAHYAGKAKKIIDSSPESLSKKKDVAQHYDALGQILMGNHKYREAISNFKQALQIDSSFTTIAIYFNMYIAQCYQKMGNLNESISYGLVSYEDAVANPNSDGNYVIPRVCRLLFENYDSLGNTSQAYNYLKIEYGYRKAIEEQNATNRLAEMEIQSIVQKSEQARLLKEKENQNQRWWLFSIAVALFSAIVLAAVFYRNNLHKQKANTLLYRQKEEIDCQRDKAENALTELKTTQQQLIQKEKLASLGELTAGIAHEIQNPLNFVNNFSEVSAELIEEQKEALAKGDTEEAKAIAEDLSSNLQKINHHGGRASSIVKGMLEHSRTESGEKRPTNLNALADEYLKLAYHGLKAKEKSFTCELVTEFDPALGLVKLTPQEIGRVLLNLYNNAFYAVDERKKQFDPDYKPTVKVRTKWGSDQVEIRVSDNGIGIPDSVKAKIFQPFFTTKPTGEGTGLGLSLSYDIITKGHGGMLIMDSQQNQGTEFTISLPTKA; encoded by the coding sequence ATGAAAACCTATCTCATCACGTTTTTGCTTGTTTTCTTTTGTTTGAGCTATCTACAAGCACAAACGGTTATCAATCCTTATACCGCCAAAATTGATAGTATTCAACAATTATTGACTAAACGCCCTACCACCGACACACTACGTGTCATTCAACTAAATGACTTGGCGCAAGTTTGCTTCAGGGATTTACAATTTAAACGTGGGCTGTTGGCCGCCAAAGAGGCCCGTGCTTTGGCCAAAAAACTCAATTTTGAGCAAGGAGAAGGCCTTTTTTTAATGACCATGAGAGACTTTAATGATGATTCTTTCTTTTGGTTTTACTATAACTTTAAGGCAACCTGGTTTTATGTCGATAGACATGAGCCCGTTTCTACCATCACCTTTTCCGTTGCGTCACCGGCTCAAACTAAAGAGCCTGAAAAGTCAATTAAAGAGTTAAAAGCTGCCTTAGCCTACTTTGAACGACATCCTGATGCAGAAATAACAGCCAATATTCTTCAGCTTATCAGTTACAATTACCGAAATATTGATAAAGAGCAGGAAAGTATACGTTATTTGGACAAGGCATTTACGAAATTTCTGCAAGCCAGGCTTCCCATGAACGCCTATTACCTACTGGCTTTTAAAAGTCAATTGTTAGAGACAAAAGGTAAAAAACAGGAAGCCAAACTAGCCCAACAGCAAGTAAATAAGTTTATAGTTGCCAATCCGGATCATCAAGAAACGGCCTTGCTTTATACAGGGGTATCTAATTTTTATTATGCAAAAAAAGATGTACCCTTGGCTTTTGAGGCCAACGCTAAAGCGAATTTGCTACTGGAGCGATTAGGCGAACAGCACCTTCGAATCCTTATTCTTGAACGATTAGCCTCCGTCTATTTTTATAGGTTAGATATACCTAATAAGGCCCTTGATTTTTATCTCAAGGAAACGGCCCTGGCAGAAGCCATCCATGATCAAAAAAATTTAGCCTGGATCTATCATAAAGTGGCTTTCACGCTGATCAGATTAAAACGGTTTGAGGAGGCTGCCCATTATGCCGGTAAAGCAAAAAAAATCATAGACAGCTCCCCTGAATCTCTCTCGAAGAAAAAGGATGTAGCACAGCACTACGATGCACTCGGGCAGATTCTGATGGGAAACCACAAATACCGGGAAGCTATATCGAATTTTAAGCAGGCACTCCAAATAGACAGCAGTTTTACCACCATTGCTATTTACTTCAACATGTATATTGCCCAGTGTTATCAAAAGATGGGCAACCTTAACGAGAGTATTTCCTATGGTTTAGTAAGTTATGAAGATGCCGTCGCCAATCCCAACTCTGATGGGAATTATGTTATACCAAGAGTGTGCCGATTGCTTTTTGAAAACTATGACAGCTTGGGTAACACTTCACAGGCCTACAACTATTTAAAGATTGAATATGGATATCGGAAAGCCATCGAAGAACAAAATGCGACCAATCGTTTGGCGGAAATGGAAATTCAGTCAATTGTTCAGAAAAGCGAACAAGCGCGTTTGTTGAAAGAAAAAGAAAATCAGAACCAACGTTGGTGGTTATTCAGTATTGCCGTTGCCCTGTTTTCAGCAATAGTATTGGCTGCCGTATTTTATCGAAATAACCTGCACAAACAAAAGGCAAACACCTTGTTGTATCGGCAGAAAGAAGAAATCGACTGCCAACGGGACAAAGCCGAAAATGCCCTCACCGAACTCAAAACCACTCAGCAACAACTCATTCAGAAAGAAAAGCTGGCCAGCTTAGGGGAACTGACGGCGGGTATTGCCCATGAAATTCAGAATCCCCTGAACTTCGTCAACAACTTTTCGGAAGTTTCAGCCGAACTGATTGAAGAACAAAAAGAAGCCCTGGCTAAAGGAGATACGGAAGAAGCCAAAGCTATTGCTGAAGACCTTTCCAGCAATCTGCAAAAGATCAACCACCACGGCGGCCGGGCCAGCAGCATTGTCAAAGGCATGCTCGAACACTCCCGCACCGAATCGGGCGAGAAACGGCCCACTAATCTTAACGCGCTGGCCGATGAATATCTCAAGCTGGCTTATCATGGCCTAAAGGCAAAGGAAAAAAGCTTTACTTGTGAGTTAGTGACCGAGTTTGATCCGGCCTTGGGGCTAGTCAAACTAACTCCTCAGGAGATTGGACGGGTATTGTTAAACCTCTACAACAACGCATTCTACGCTGTTGATGAACGAAAAAAGCAGTTTGATCCTGACTATAAACCAACCGTTAAGGTTCGAACAAAGTGGGGGTCGGATCAGGTTGAGATTCGGGTTTCAGACAATGGCATCGGCATTCCAGATTCGGTGAAAGCCAAAATCTTTCAGCCCTTTTTTACCACTAAACCCACGGGTGAAGGCACTGGATTGGGTCTTTCGCTGAGCTACGATATTATTACTAAAGGGCATGGGGGAATGCTGATAATGGACAGTCAACAGAATCAAGGCACCGAGTTCACCATTAGCTTACCTACTAAAGCTTAA
- a CDS encoding ATP-binding protein → MKSILLIGCLSLIIMTACAQSAFRIDSLPQDGILLDKGWKWHLGDNSDWAKPDFDDARWDTLNPTREIALLHQLPQQGIGWLRIRLHVVPLLRGKIVCLSTIQVGATELFLNGTQVAEEGKIGASKRIQEATFTPVSSIVLGPDSVQVIAVRYAFATDRLFSMDRLNSTPFFGVRLCSVDYATNRRELLKSVYVLEYTLFGIFLVLGVLQLIFFVSSPTLFAHLYFGLFLIAQGATHFLDAFTKDGPPAFLAVTRIILFNDYFNIVFCLAVTFSAIFYLLGVYVYFNQPKRALFFVTATLTLATIPTYLFSFLDAPGPFMWVLGFIVPWTDILRVGLVAARQQKAGAKLFSFSHSILLTAFILYTLVAFVPMARSILGDLGDDLFTISFLVLALTITLLLTQERANTNRLLQKQLIDLEILSQKNIAQEQEKQQLLANQNQLLEHQVEARTAELKASQTQLIQKEKLASLGELTAGIAHEIQNPLNFVNNFAEVSNELVSELREEEAKPNRDDELIADLFKNLSSNLQKINHHGGRASSIVKGMLEHSRTSSGDKQPTNLNVLADEYFKIAYHGQRAKEKTFDCELITDFDATVGKVDLIPQDMGRVLLNLYNNAFYAVNERVKQRTNANSNYQPRIEVSTQRSESDVIIRVKDNGTGIPESVTDKIFQPFFTTKPTGEGTGLGLSLSYDIITKGHGGTLTMESIVGEGTEFIIRFSTN, encoded by the coding sequence ATGAAATCAATTCTACTCATTGGTTGCCTTTCTCTGATCATAATGACTGCATGTGCGCAGTCTGCTTTTCGTATCGATAGCTTACCACAAGATGGTATTTTGCTGGATAAAGGCTGGAAATGGCATTTAGGCGATAATTCTGATTGGGCCAAACCCGATTTTGATGATGCCCGCTGGGATACACTCAACCCGACTCGGGAAATAGCCCTGCTGCACCAACTGCCTCAGCAGGGAATTGGTTGGCTTCGCATCCGCCTGCATGTGGTTCCGCTGCTTCGGGGGAAGATAGTATGTCTGAGTACTATTCAGGTTGGGGCTACTGAACTGTTTCTGAATGGAACACAAGTAGCGGAGGAGGGAAAAATAGGGGCCAGCAAAAGAATTCAAGAAGCCACATTTACCCCCGTTTCCTCCATTGTATTAGGGCCAGATAGTGTGCAGGTTATTGCCGTTCGTTATGCGTTTGCAACAGACAGACTTTTTAGCATGGATAGACTTAATTCAACGCCGTTCTTTGGTGTGAGACTTTGTTCAGTTGACTACGCAACGAATCGTAGAGAATTGTTAAAAAGTGTTTATGTATTGGAATACACCCTGTTCGGTATTTTTCTGGTGTTGGGCGTTTTACAACTCATTTTCTTTGTCTCTTCACCTACCCTGTTTGCCCATTTATATTTTGGCTTATTCCTCATCGCTCAGGGAGCTACTCACTTCCTTGATGCCTTCACCAAAGACGGTCCTCCTGCGTTTTTAGCCGTCACAAGAATTATTCTTTTCAACGACTATTTTAACATTGTCTTTTGTCTAGCGGTTACATTCTCCGCTATCTTCTACCTGCTGGGCGTTTACGTGTATTTTAACCAACCTAAACGAGCCTTATTTTTCGTTACCGCTACGCTCACCTTAGCGACCATACCCACTTATTTGTTTTCGTTTCTTGACGCTCCGGGGCCATTTATGTGGGTGCTGGGCTTTATTGTCCCCTGGACTGACATCCTGCGGGTGGGTTTGGTTGCTGCCAGACAGCAAAAAGCAGGGGCAAAGCTGTTTAGCTTCTCCCACTCTATTCTATTGACGGCCTTTATTCTATACACGTTAGTTGCCTTTGTGCCCATGGCGCGCAGCATTCTAGGCGATTTAGGAGACGATCTGTTTACGATTAGTTTTCTGGTTCTGGCCCTCACCATCACACTCCTGCTCACGCAGGAACGTGCTAATACGAATCGCTTACTCCAAAAACAGCTGATTGATTTAGAAATACTTTCTCAAAAAAATATCGCTCAGGAGCAGGAAAAACAGCAACTTTTAGCCAATCAAAACCAGCTTTTAGAGCACCAGGTTGAAGCCCGCACCGCTGAACTAAAAGCCTCTCAAACCCAACTCATCCAGAAAGAGAAACTCGCTAGTTTGGGTGAACTAACAGCAGGCATCGCCCACGAGATTCAGAACCCCCTCAACTTCGTCAACAACTTCGCCGAAGTAAGTAACGAATTGGTCAGCGAGTTGCGCGAAGAAGAAGCCAAGCCCAACCGCGACGACGAGTTGATTGCTGACCTTTTTAAGAATCTAAGCAGCAACCTCCAAAAGATCAATCACCACGGCGGCAGAGCCAGCAGTATTGTCAAAGGCATGCTGGAGCACAGCCGTACCAGTTCGGGTGACAAGCAGCCCACCAACCTCAACGTCCTGGCGGATGAATACTTCAAGATTGCCTATCATGGTCAACGGGCAAAAGAGAAAACTTTTGACTGTGAGTTAATCACCGATTTTGACGCCACGGTAGGAAAGGTTGACCTGATTCCTCAGGACATGGGTCGGGTGTTATTGAACCTCTACAACAATGCCTTTTATGCGGTGAATGAGAGGGTTAAACAACGTACTAATGCCAACTCCAACTATCAGCCCAGGATTGAAGTCAGTACACAACGTAGTGAATCGGACGTGATAATCCGGGTTAAGGACAACGGCACCGGCATCCCTGAGTCGGTGACCGACAAAATCTTCCAGCCCTTTTTTACCACCAAACCCACGGGCGAGGGCACAGGCTTAGGGCTTTCGCTGAGCTATGACATTATTACCAAAGGGCATGGCGGAACACTCACTATGGAAAGTATAGTGGGTGAAGGAACGGAGTTTATCATTCGATTCTCTACGAACTAA